AGCGTCGGCCAACCGGTCACCACCGGGCACGACAACGGGGTGATCACCATCGACCTGGCCGAGGGCGACGCCGGGCATCGAGAGGCACTGCGCGTGCAGATGGCGGAGCCCTATCGCACCCTGCTCGGGCATTTCCGCCACGAGGTCGGGCACTACTACTGGACGGTGCTGGTGGCGGGGCGGCCCGCGCTGGACGTGTTCCGCGCGCTGTTCGGCGACGAGCGCGCCGACTACGCCGCGGCACTACAGGCGAATTACACCGGCAACCCCGATCCGAATTGGGCCGAGACCCACGTCTCGACCTACGCCGCCGCCCACCCGTGGGAGGACTGGGCGGAGACCTTCGCGCACTACCTGCACATCCGCGACAGCCTGCAGACCGCGGCAGCGTTCGGCATCGTCGTGGCCGGTCCGGAGCTGGACACTCCGCCGGACCCGTTGGCTCCGCTCAGCTCGGTTCCGCTGGAGGAGCACGACGACTTCGACGATTTGATAAATGCCTGGTTGCCGCTGACCTACGCCCTGAACGCGGTCAATCGGTCGATGGGGAAGCGCGATCTCTATCCGTTCGTGCTCTCCCCCACCGTGTTGGAAAAGCTGCGCCTGGTGCACTCGCTGATC
This genomic window from Sporichthyaceae bacterium contains:
- a CDS encoding putative zinc-binding metallopeptidase; translation: MRAFTCPSCGALLFFENSRCLACGTQVGFERRTADFVCVPPGLRCANAEIAACNWTAPGPDPLCDCCQLTRTRPNDADEAGMAAFVLAQGASRRLLYQLDDLGLPVRNREEDPEHGLAFDLLSSVGQPVTTGHDNGVITIDLAEGDAGHREALRVQMAEPYRTLLGHFRHEVGHYYWTVLVAGRPALDVFRALFGDERADYAAALQANYTGNPDPNWAETHVSTYAAAHPWEDWAETFAHYLHIRDSLQTAAAFGIVVAGPELDTPPDPLAPLSSVPLEEHDDFDDLINAWLPLTYALNAVNRSMGKRDLYPFVLSPTVLEKLRLVHSLIAAESRERLAA